The following proteins come from a genomic window of Verrucomicrobiia bacterium:
- a CDS encoding C4-type zinc ribbon domain-containing protein has product MLEVIEKLLVLQDRDRRLNRLRLELERIPVERRDAQAKAEQALKALDQAKLQVKSLESERKRLELEVEAKNELIQRYQTQQFQTRKNEEFKALGHEIELNKKLKFDLENQILDLMEKIEAAQKQVEAANRAAAEAKKLADEIVAQLNQREANLKKDFEAVTAERAALAAGVDSAALYRYERLLKARGDNVIVGIDHGVCGGCHMRVSRQTVVDCRAAQEIVTCLNCGRILYYSPEMDVSVTD; this is encoded by the coding sequence ATGTTGGAAGTGATTGAAAAACTACTGGTCCTCCAGGACCGCGACCGCCGCCTCAACCGGTTGCGCCTGGAGCTGGAACGCATCCCCGTCGAACGCCGCGATGCCCAGGCCAAAGCCGAACAGGCCCTCAAAGCTCTCGACCAGGCCAAATTGCAGGTCAAATCCCTCGAAAGCGAACGCAAACGCCTCGAGCTCGAAGTCGAAGCCAAAAACGAACTCATCCAACGCTACCAAACCCAGCAATTCCAAACCCGCAAAAACGAGGAGTTCAAGGCCCTCGGCCATGAAATCGAGCTGAACAAAAAACTCAAATTCGACCTCGAAAACCAGATCCTCGACCTCATGGAAAAAATCGAGGCCGCCCAAAAACAGGTCGAGGCCGCCAACCGCGCCGCCGCCGAGGCCAAAAAACTGGCCGATGAAATCGTCGCCCAGCTCAACCAGCGCGAAGCCAACCTCAAAAAAGACTTTGAAGCCGTCACCGCCGAACGCGCCGCCCTCGCCGCCGGCGTGGACAGCGCCGCCCTCTACCGCTACGAACGCCTCCTCAAAGCCCGCGGCGACAACGTCATCGTCGGCATAGACCACGGCGTCTGCGGCGGCTGCCACATGCGCGTCAGCCGCCAAACCGTCGTGGATTGCCGCGCCGCCCAGGAAATCGTCACCTGCCTCAACTGCGGACGCATCCTCTACTACTCCCCCGAAATGGACGTCTCCGTCACCGACTAA
- the lhgO gene encoding L-2-hydroxyglutarate oxidase, whose product MKQAWADRRVLIVGGGIVGLATAWQMLRRWPGVRVWVLEKEAAVGQHQTGHNSGVLHAGLYYKPGSAKARLAVSGIRQMVAFCREQGIAHEICGKLVVAADETELGRLQALHERGQQNGLQGLKMLGVEEMREIEPHVGGVAALRVPEEGIVDYGGVCRALVKELQARGGQVVTGARVYRLQTTATGWVAHTTAGEYEGDYLLNCAGLHCDRVSELAGEQRSVRIVPFRGEYYKIRPERQHLVRHLIYPVPDPQFPFLGVHFTRLIHGGIEAGPNAVLAWAREGYRKTDINVADLWDALSFPGLWRFLRRHQRMCWQEWVRSFSKRRFCASLQRLVPEIRPEDLAPGGAGVRAQAMSVEGDLVSDFHLIQRARALHVLNAPSPAATASLAIGEEICRRMEEAE is encoded by the coding sequence ATGAAACAGGCATGGGCAGATCGGCGGGTGTTGATTGTGGGTGGGGGCATTGTGGGGCTGGCCACGGCGTGGCAGATGTTGCGGCGGTGGCCGGGGGTGAGGGTGTGGGTGCTGGAGAAGGAGGCGGCGGTGGGGCAGCATCAGACGGGCCACAACAGCGGGGTGTTGCATGCCGGTTTGTATTACAAGCCCGGTTCGGCGAAGGCGCGGCTGGCGGTGAGCGGGATCCGGCAGATGGTGGCTTTCTGCCGGGAGCAGGGGATTGCGCATGAAATCTGCGGGAAACTGGTGGTGGCGGCGGATGAGACGGAGCTTGGCCGGCTGCAGGCGTTGCATGAGCGGGGCCAGCAAAACGGGCTGCAGGGCTTGAAGATGCTGGGGGTGGAGGAGATGCGGGAGATTGAGCCGCATGTGGGGGGAGTGGCGGCGCTGCGGGTGCCGGAGGAGGGGATTGTGGATTATGGGGGGGTGTGCCGGGCGTTGGTGAAGGAGCTGCAGGCGAGGGGAGGGCAGGTGGTCACGGGGGCGCGGGTGTATCGTTTGCAGACGACGGCCACCGGCTGGGTGGCGCACACCACGGCGGGGGAGTATGAGGGGGATTATTTGTTGAATTGCGCGGGTTTGCACTGTGACCGGGTGAGCGAGCTGGCGGGGGAGCAACGGAGCGTGCGCATTGTGCCGTTCCGGGGTGAGTATTATAAGATTCGTCCGGAGCGGCAGCATTTGGTGCGGCATTTGATTTATCCGGTGCCGGATCCGCAGTTTCCTTTTTTGGGGGTGCATTTTACGCGGCTGATTCATGGGGGCATTGAGGCGGGGCCGAATGCGGTGCTGGCCTGGGCGCGGGAGGGGTATCGGAAGACGGATATTAATGTGGCGGATTTGTGGGATGCGCTGAGTTTTCCGGGGTTGTGGCGGTTTTTGCGGAGGCATCAGCGGATGTGCTGGCAGGAATGGGTGCGGTCGTTCAGCAAACGGCGTTTTTGCGCTTCACTGCAGCGGTTGGTGCCGGAAATTCGGCCGGAGGATTTGGCGCCGGGGGGCGCCGGGGTGCGCGCCCAGGCGATGAGTGTGGAGGGGGATTTGGTGAGTGATTTTCATCTGATTCAGCGGGCGCGGGCGTTGCATGTGTTGAACGCGCCCAGCCCGGCGGCGACGGCGTCGCTGGCGATTGGGGAGGAGATTTGCCGGCGGATGGAGGAAGCAGAATAA
- a CDS encoding Hsp20/alpha crystallin family protein has product MTLMRWQRPEINPWLGFEPLGRLQEEINRLFDTTLPEWGVFPRLMGAWGPALDLYEDKDHLVAKVELPGMKKEDIEVSLHEGTLTVAGERKADEQFKEAEAHRLERFYGRFQRSVALPVPVNAEGVKANYADGVLTVILPKAEEAKPKQIAVSVGN; this is encoded by the coding sequence ATGACACTGATGCGATGGCAACGACCGGAGATCAACCCGTGGCTGGGATTTGAGCCACTGGGGCGTTTGCAGGAAGAAATCAACCGATTGTTCGACACGACGCTGCCGGAGTGGGGAGTTTTTCCGCGCCTGATGGGGGCGTGGGGGCCGGCGCTGGATTTGTATGAGGACAAGGATCATCTGGTGGCGAAGGTCGAGCTGCCGGGGATGAAGAAGGAAGATATCGAGGTGTCCCTGCATGAGGGGACCCTGACGGTGGCCGGTGAGCGGAAGGCGGATGAGCAGTTCAAGGAGGCTGAGGCTCATCGGTTGGAGCGTTTTTATGGGCGGTTTCAGCGTTCGGTGGCGCTGCCTGTGCCGGTGAACGCGGAGGGGGTGAAGGCCAACTACGCGGACGGGGTGTTGACGGTGATTTTGCCGAAGGCGGAGGAGGCCAAGCCGAAGCAGATTGCGGTGAGCGTGGGGAATTGA
- a CDS encoding Hsp20/alpha crystallin family protein yields the protein MSSHAIEKKEAGAPAAVTREQELWMAPNVDIYETKEAYTILAEMPGVNKGGLEVTVEDNELVITGRRDLTPFKGETLHRETRPAHYRRVFELDPAIDTNRISARMEQGVLTLVLPKAEKAKPRRVVVEG from the coding sequence ATGAGCAGCCATGCGATTGAGAAGAAGGAAGCGGGTGCTCCGGCGGCGGTGACGCGGGAGCAGGAGTTGTGGATGGCGCCGAATGTGGACATATACGAGACGAAGGAGGCGTACACGATTCTGGCGGAGATGCCGGGGGTGAACAAGGGTGGGCTGGAGGTGACGGTGGAGGATAATGAGCTGGTGATCACGGGGCGGCGTGATTTGACGCCGTTCAAGGGGGAGACGCTGCATCGGGAGACGCGGCCGGCGCATTATCGGCGGGTGTTTGAGCTGGATCCGGCGATTGACACCAACCGGATATCCGCCCGGATGGAGCAGGGGGTGTTGACGCTGGTGCTGCCGAAGGCGGAGAAGGCCAAGCCGCGGCGAGTGGTGGTGGAGGGTTGA